The Bubalus kerabau isolate K-KA32 ecotype Philippines breed swamp buffalo chromosome 14, PCC_UOA_SB_1v2, whole genome shotgun sequence genome segment GCCCGCCATGCCCACGGAGAGCCTACAGACAGGTAGCATGGTGAAGCCGGTCAGCCCCGCCGGCACCTTCACGTCGGCCGTGCCCCTGCGCATCCTCAACAAGGGGCCCGACTACTTTCGCCGCCAGGCGGAGCCCAACCCCAAGAGACTCAGCGCCGTGGAGCGGCTGGAGGCCGACAAGGCCAAGTACGTCAAGAGCCAGGAGGTCATCAACGCCAAGCAGGAGCCCGTGAAGCCGGCGGTGCTGGCCAAGCCCCCCGTGTGCCCCGCCGCCAAGCGCGCGCTCGGCAGCCCCACGCTCAAGGGcttcggcggcggcggcggcggcggagccaAGAGCGAGGGGGGCGCGCCTCGCGAGACCCTGAAGCTGGAGATCCTCAAGAACATCCTCAACAGCTCCGAAGGCTCGAGCACGGGCTCGGGCCACAAGCACAGCGCGCGGAACTGGCCGGCGCCCCGGGCTGACGCGGCCGAGCTGCACCGGCACTCGTTCGCCGAGTCGCTGCGCGCGCGCCCCGCACCGGGCCGGGGCAGCCCCCAGGAGGGCGGCTCGCACGTGGGCCGCCGGCCGCCCGAGCCCGCCTcttccgccgccgccgccgccgacgCCTTTCTGCACGTGTCGCACAGCTCCTCGGACATCCGCCAGGGGCCCGGGGCCAGGCCCCTGAAGGCCATCCTCCCCTGCAGCAGTTCCGCCCCGCCGCTGCCCCCCAAGCCCAAGGTGGCCGCCCCGGCCGCAGTGAAGTCCCCCGAGGCTGAGGCGACCGAGCCGGCCGGCGGAGTGGGCCGGAGACCCTCGCTGCAGCGCTCCAAGTCAGACTTGAGCGATAGGTATTTCCGCGTGGACGCCGACGTGGAGCGCTTCTTCAACTACTGCGGACTGGATCCAGAGGAGCTGGAGAACCTGGGCATGGAGAACTTCGCGCGGGCCAACTCGGACATCATCTCGCTCAACTTCCGCAGCGCCAGCATGATCAGCTCGGACTGCGAACAGTCTCAGGACAGTAACAGTGACCTTAGGAACGATGACAGTGCCAATGACCGGGTGCCCTATGGCATCTCCGCCATCGAGAGGAACGCGCGCATCATCAAGTGGTTGTACAGCATCAAACAGGCCAGGGAGTCGCAGAAGGTGTCCCACGTGTAAGAGGCAGCAGCGCGCCCGGAGGGAGGCAGGGGGGGTCTCTGTCCGCGCCTCGGCACTTGTGAAGGTTGTGAGGTCTCCTTGAAGTGTTGTGAGCTTCTCCACTCTCTTTGTGTTGCTTGTTGTGCAATGTCTTTCCAGTTGCATGCCCGCCAACACGGGGACTGACCTGGCGTCCTCGGCTACCATCGCTGCAGAGCCTGGCTGGTTGCGCGTCACCCGCCCCAAAGTGTCAGGCCACATCCTAATTTAGGGCTTCAATCTTTGGCAAAACTGTTTACACGGAAAACGGTATACAACTTCTTCAATATTTATGTGGTTCTAGTGTTTTTATATCCCGCGCTATGGTGTCTTAATTAAAGGTTTTATCAACTGGCTTTTAAGTTGGGAGtaacatctttttgaattaaaaaaaaaaaaaagcctatttgCCTACATGTGAGATCCTAACGGGAAAATAAATGGGCTCTGCTATCAGATAGTGAGGGATCCCAGAGAGACCCGGGCTGGGCTTTCTGAGAAAGAAAGTGGGGAATCCGATGTCAGTCATTTACTAGTGACAGTCCTCTTGCCATTTACACAAGTAATGATTGGGGACACGTATGTTCTGTGTCTGATTTGGTGTATAAACTTTGATGGTTCTGTGTAATACTGACCCCAAGGAAAGACAATCAGATACAATGTAGGGGATTAAATCAGGAGGTTGGGTGTTAAGAGGGGCTTGTTGCTATTGATCTGATTTGGGTTGATTAAGAAATTTTGACTATCAATCATTTGACAGAACTGGCCACCCTAGAGCTGatactgaatttttttaagttagtttttTGGTTGAGAATTCTAAGTgtattctcctccctccctttgtTGTAATTGTTTTATCTGGGAGAGGGGAGTGGGGTTTGGGTGGTGGGAACCACCTGAAGACCACTGAACACAAATGGAAATGCCAGCCATATCAGTTTAGAGCCTTCTCTTCAGAAGTCAGTACCTTTGGTAGCTGAACCAGATCTGGGCAGCATGACTATGTCCTCATGCATATGTTAACCTGTGAGGCTGCAGGGAACTTGAAACATGACTCTGTAGCTTTTCAACCCGAAGATCCGTAGGGCTGCATATCAGCTTGTTCCCCCATAACCTGTCCTACAGGTGGTCTAGTTGGCTGGCCCTCAGCTGACAGTCATCCTGCAGTAGCCAAGGGGTCCACCTGGGATGCTCGGCTTCCTCGCTCTTATAGACACGCCCTGGAGCTCCCAGCAGCACTGCCTTAGCCTTCATCAGCTCATAGGACACTTTTTATGCTGTAAATGCTGTAAGACTTTGTACATACTTCAGTTGTTTATGAAAtcttgaagaagaagaagaaaaaagaaacgtTACTCTAATAAATAGCTCTGGTGCAGGCTTTCATGGTGGtggtttctctttgtcttttccttcGCTCCCTCCACAGAAGTTTCACTTTGGACTGTGAGCCAGAAGGAGACTTTTGAGGGTCTTGAAGAAACAGCATTTCATTAAGTTATTTTCACCATATCACAATTATTCTGAACAGCTGTATTCTTCACTGTAGTTAGATCAGTGTGCTTTTTTG includes the following:
- the FAM110B gene encoding protein FAM110B isoform X3, whose translation is MPTESLQTGSMVKPVSPAGTFTSAVPLRILNKGPDYFRRQAEPNPKRLSAVERLEADKAKYVKSQEVINAKQEPVKPAVLAKPPVCPAAKRALGSPTLKGFGGGGGGGAKSEGGAPRETLKLEILKNILNSSEGSSTGSGHKHSARNWPAPRADAAELHRHSFAESLRARPAPGRGSPQEGGSHVGRRPPEPASSAAAAADAFLHVSHSSSDIRQGPGARPLKAILPCSSSAPPLPPKPKVAAPAAVKSPEAEATEPAGGVGRRPSLQRSKSDLSDRYFRVDADVERFFNYCGLDPEELENLGMENFARANSDIISLNFRSASMISSDCEQSQDSNSDLRNDDSANDRVPYGISAIERNARIIKWLYSIKQARESQKVSHV
- the FAM110B gene encoding protein FAM110B isoform X1; its protein translation is MPTESLQTGSMVKPVSPAGTFTSAVPLRILNKGPDYFRRQAEPNPKRLSAVERLEADKAKYVKSQEVINAKQEPVKPAVLAKPPVCPAAKRALGSPTLKGFGGGGGGGAKSEGGAPRETLKLEILKNILNSSEGSSTGSGHKHSARNWPAPRADAAELHRHSFAESLRARPAPGRGSPQEGGSHVGRRPPEPASSAAAAADAFLHVSHSSSDIRQGPGARPLKAILPCSSSAPPLPPKPKVAAPAAVKSPEAEATEPAGGVGRRPSLQRSKSDLSDRYFRVDADVERFFNYCGLDPEELENLGMENFARANSDIISLNFRSASMISSDCEQSQDSNSDLRNDDSANDRVPYGISAIERNARIIKWLYSIKQARESQKVSHVCMPANTGTDLASSATIAAEPGWLRVTRPKVSGHILI
- the FAM110B gene encoding protein FAM110B isoform X2; protein product: MPTESLQTGSMVKPVSPAGTFTSAVPLRILNKGPDYFRRQAEPNPKRLSAVERLEADKAKYVKSQEVINAKQEPVKPAVLAKPPVCPAAKRALGSPTLKGFGGGGGGGAKSEGGAPRETLKLEILKNILNSSEGSSTGSGHKHSARNWPAPRADAAELHRHSFAESLRARPAPGRGSPQEGGSHVGRRPPEPASSAAAAADAFLHVSHSSSDIRQGPGARPLKAILPCSSSAPPLPPKPKVAAPAAVKSPEAEATEPAGGVGRRPSLQRSKSDLSDRYFRVDADVERFFNYCGLDPEELENLGMENFARANSDIISLNFRSASMISSDCEQSQDSNSDLRNDDSANDRVPYGISAIERNARIIKWLYSIKQARESQKVSHVFLALTYVGT